A DNA window from Aestuariispira ectoiniformans contains the following coding sequences:
- the rph gene encoding ribonuclease PH, with protein MRPSNRKPDELRSIILEPEVSRYAEGSCMAKFGNTHVLCTATVEDGVPPFLRNSGKGWVTAEYGMLPRSTHSRMDRKRTAGGGRTLEIQRLIGRSLRAVTKMHGFGERQIRVDCDVIQADGGTRTAAITGGFVALHLAFQHMHRLGAIDEIPLSDHVAAISCGLYNGEAVLDLDYDEDSNAQADANFVLTGTGGIVEVQGTAEQDPFSKDQFNSLMTLAEKGIAELVELQKKAIAGS; from the coding sequence ATGCGCCCCAGCAACCGCAAACCGGACGAATTGCGTAGCATCATCCTGGAACCGGAAGTCAGCCGTTATGCGGAAGGCTCCTGCATGGCGAAATTCGGCAACACCCATGTGCTTTGCACCGCCACCGTCGAAGATGGCGTGCCGCCTTTCCTGCGTAACAGTGGCAAGGGCTGGGTGACAGCGGAATATGGCATGCTGCCCCGTTCCACCCACAGCCGTATGGATCGCAAACGCACCGCAGGCGGTGGCCGGACCCTTGAAATTCAGCGCCTGATCGGCCGCTCCCTGCGCGCCGTGACCAAGATGCATGGCTTTGGCGAACGCCAGATCCGCGTCGACTGCGACGTGATCCAGGCTGATGGCGGCACCCGTACCGCGGCGATCACCGGCGGTTTCGTGGCGTTGCATCTGGCCTTCCAGCATATGCACCGTCTGGGCGCGATCGACGAAATCCCGCTTTCCGATCATGTGGCGGCCATTTCCTGCGGCCTCTACAATGGTGAGGCAGTCCTGGACCTGGATTATGATGAAGACAGCAACGCCCAGGCAGATGCCAATTTCGTCCTGACCGGCACCGGCGGCATCGTCGAAGTCCAGGGTACGGCGGAACAGGACCCGTTTAGCAAGGACCAGTTCAATTCCCTGATGACGCTGGCCGAAAAGGGGATCGCGGAACTGGTTGAGCTGCAGAAGAAAGCAATTGCGGGATCGTAA
- a CDS encoding type II toxin-antitoxin system Phd/YefM family antitoxin yields MTDLRRDPTPVVEAGQPVAVLNRNKPVSYMVPADIYEAMLDALEDIDDLKLVRERADEETVEVSLDDL; encoded by the coding sequence ATGACAGACCTGCGCCGCGACCCCACACCTGTCGTGGAGGCAGGCCAGCCGGTGGCCGTCTTGAACCGGAACAAGCCGGTATCATACATGGTTCCGGCGGATATCTATGAAGCCATGCTGGATGCGCTAGAGGATATTGACGATCTGAAACTGGTCCGCGAGCGGGCGGACGAAGAGACGGTCGAAGTCAGCCTTGATGACCTATAA
- a CDS encoding ferritin-like domain-containing protein — translation MSNEGYHEPISELSDETRDMHRAIVSLMEELEAVDWYNQRVDACKDPELKKILAHNRDEEKEHAAMVLEWIRRRDPVMDKELRDSLFKEGEIGGHHG, via the coding sequence ATGTCGAACGAAGGTTATCACGAACCCATTTCCGAACTGTCCGACGAGACCCGCGACATGCATCGCGCGATCGTCTCCCTGATGGAGGAACTGGAAGCCGTCGACTGGTATAACCAGCGGGTAGACGCCTGCAAGGACCCGGAATTGAAGAAAATCCTGGCCCATAACCGGGACGAGGAAAAGGAACATGCGGCCATGGTGCTGGAATGGATCCGCCGCCGCGACCCCGTGATGGACAAGGAACTGCGCGACAGCCTGTTCAAGGAAGGCGAAATCGGCGGCCATCACGGGTAG
- the grpE gene encoding nucleotide exchange factor GrpE, with protein sequence MSEEKKVQDADVENQADVHATEEDVPANDTQTGEAENSELAVLDKLQAENSELKDRLMRALAEVENVRRRADKERQDGQKYAVSPLAKELLPVADNLRRALEAIPGDLAQGDDQIKNMVMGIEMTEKQLLDAFEKVNIQRVNPQGEKFDYQLHQAMSEAEGTGQPAGTVVQVLQAGYVLADRLLRPAMVVVAKGDPEEGASVDTTA encoded by the coding sequence ATGAGCGAAGAGAAGAAAGTACAGGACGCAGACGTCGAAAATCAGGCAGACGTGCATGCCACCGAAGAGGACGTTCCTGCTAACGATACCCAAACGGGTGAGGCAGAGAACTCCGAGCTGGCGGTGCTCGACAAGCTGCAGGCGGAAAACTCCGAATTGAAGGACCGTCTGATGCGTGCGCTGGCCGAGGTGGAAAACGTCCGCCGCCGCGCCGACAAGGAACGCCAGGATGGCCAGAAATATGCGGTCTCGCCGCTGGCCAAGGAATTGCTGCCGGTGGCAGACAACCTGCGCCGCGCGCTGGAAGCCATCCCGGGCGATCTGGCACAGGGCGACGACCAGATCAAGAATATGGTCATGGGCATCGAGATGACCGAGAAACAGCTTCTCGACGCCTTTGAAAAAGTAAACATCCAGCGTGTAAATCCGCAGGGTGAGAAATTCGACTACCAGCTTCACCAGGCCATGTCGGAGGCCGAAGGCACCGGCCAGCCCGCCGGAACCGTCGTGCAGGTCCTGCAGGCCGGTTACGTGCTGGCCGACCGTCTGCTGCGCCCGGCCATGGTCGTGGTTGCCAAAGGCGATCCGGAAGAAGGCGCATCGGTGGACACCACCGCCTAA
- the hrcA gene encoding heat-inducible transcriptional repressor HrcA, which translates to MITELNDRSREILRLVVEEYVDTGTPIGSRTLSRRLVEGVSPATIRNALADLEELGLIYAPHISAGRLPTDAGLRLFVDGLLEIGNLSDDERAAITAQCVGTGRSVDKVLEEASNMMSGLSHCAGLVMAPKAESRLKHVEFVSLGPGRALVVMVTEQGLVENRVIDVPRDVSPSMLIEAGNYLSAKLVGKSLGDARSLIEKEITANKAAIDELSAKIVEAGLATWSDDSDNGVLIVRGQANLLNDVSALGDLENIRALFAALEKKESLLKLMDVTQQAEGVQIFIGAESELFSLTGCSMIISPYKNSEEQIIGAIGVVGPTRMNYARIIPMVDYTAEVVGKLLRQE; encoded by the coding sequence ATGATCACGGAACTGAATGACCGGTCACGGGAAATCCTGCGTCTGGTTGTGGAAGAATATGTCGACACCGGCACGCCCATCGGCTCGCGGACCCTGTCGCGCCGGCTGGTCGAAGGGGTCAGCCCGGCGACCATCCGCAATGCCTTGGCCGATCTGGAAGAACTGGGCCTGATCTATGCGCCGCATATCTCTGCAGGTCGCCTGCCCACGGATGCGGGGCTGCGCCTGTTTGTGGACGGGTTGCTGGAAATCGGCAACCTGTCGGATGATGAGCGCGCGGCGATTACCGCCCAATGCGTCGGCACCGGACGATCGGTGGACAAGGTGCTGGAAGAAGCCTCCAACATGATGTCGGGCCTCAGCCATTGTGCGGGGCTGGTCATGGCGCCAAAGGCCGAAAGCCGCCTGAAACATGTTGAATTCGTCAGCCTCGGCCCCGGCCGGGCGCTGGTGGTGATGGTCACCGAACAAGGTCTGGTGGAAAACCGGGTGATTGACGTTCCCAGAGACGTCTCCCCGTCCATGCTGATCGAAGCGGGCAATTACCTGTCCGCCAAACTGGTCGGCAAAAGCCTGGGCGATGCCCGAAGCCTGATTGAAAAGGAAATCACCGCCAACAAGGCAGCCATCGACGAGTTGTCGGCCAAGATCGTGGAGGCCGGACTGGCCACCTGGTCGGACGACAGCGACAATGGCGTGTTGATCGTACGCGGTCAGGCCAATCTGTTGAACGATGTATCGGCGCTGGGCGACCTGGAGAATATCCGGGCGCTGTTCGCGGCCCTGGAGAAGAAGGAAAGCCTGCTGAAACTGATGGATGTGACCCAGCAGGCAGAGGGGGTGCAGATTTTCATCGGCGCGGAAAGCGAACTTTTCTCGCTGACCGGCTGTTCGATGATCATTTCGCCCTATAAAAACAGTGAAGAGCAGATTATCGGCGCAATCGGGGTTGTCGGGCCGACCCGGATGAATTATGCCCGCATCATCCCGATGGTCGACTATACGGCGGAAGTCGTCGGCAAACTGCTACGTCAGGAATGA
- a CDS encoding glutathione S-transferase family protein: protein MSLLLYGHPFSSYTQKALIALYENDTAFEFRLISPETPEHGAEWLRRWPLRKFPILVDGDRTIAETSIIIEYLQLNHPGPIGLLPEDPAAALDVRFMDRFFDLHVMSAGQHAVNGALTGNPDRREEGLATAIEKLEMAYAWLEDRLAGRTWACGEEFTLADCAAGPSLFYADWIHRISEDFPQLRAYRTRLLARPSFARAVEEARPYRPLFPLGAPDRD from the coding sequence ATGTCACTACTCCTCTACGGTCACCCCTTTTCGTCCTACACTCAAAAGGCCCTCATCGCGCTTTATGAGAATGACACGGCCTTTGAATTCCGCCTTATCTCACCGGAAACACCGGAGCATGGGGCCGAATGGCTTCGCCGCTGGCCGTTGCGCAAATTTCCTATCCTGGTGGATGGCGACCGGACGATCGCGGAAACAAGCATCATCATTGAATATCTGCAGCTCAATCACCCCGGCCCCATAGGCCTGCTGCCCGAAGACCCGGCAGCCGCCCTGGACGTGCGCTTCATGGACCGTTTCTTCGACCTGCATGTCATGAGCGCAGGGCAACATGCCGTGAACGGGGCGCTGACAGGGAATCCGGATCGGCGTGAGGAAGGACTGGCCACCGCCATTGAGAAACTGGAAATGGCCTATGCCTGGCTGGAAGACCGGCTGGCAGGCAGGACATGGGCCTGCGGCGAGGAATTCACCCTGGCGGACTGCGCGGCGGGCCCCTCGCTATTCTATGCGGACTGGATACATCGGATATCAGAGGATTTTCCACAGCTGCGCGCCTATCGCACGCGGCTGCTTGCGCGCCCGTCCTTCGCCCGTGCCGTGGAAGAAGCGCGACCATATCGGCCCCTCTTCCCCTTGGGTGCCCCGGACCGCGACTAG
- a CDS encoding winged helix-turn-helix transcriptional regulator — protein sequence MPQTGRSGCPINLTLEQLGDRWSLIVIRDIMFGNRRSYGALLAHSEEGIASNILADRLKRLTASGLLSRRPDPKHKQKGIYSLTEAAIQLVPLLAHMGAWGCRHTEPSEELSVRAELLDKGGPPLWEAFMDELRYLHLDAPRPKRSVFQELQAAYEAAVEKASRRQREEG from the coding sequence ATGCCCCAGACCGGCCGGTCCGGCTGCCCGATAAACCTGACCCTTGAACAGCTTGGTGACCGTTGGAGCCTGATCGTCATCCGTGACATCATGTTCGGTAACAGGCGCAGCTATGGTGCGCTGCTTGCGCATAGCGAGGAGGGGATTGCCTCCAATATCCTGGCGGACCGGCTGAAGCGTCTGACCGCTTCCGGCCTCCTGTCGCGGCGTCCCGACCCCAAGCACAAGCAGAAAGGGATTTACAGCCTGACAGAGGCGGCCATTCAGTTGGTGCCCCTTCTGGCGCATATGGGGGCCTGGGGCTGTCGGCATACTGAGCCAAGCGAGGAATTGTCTGTGCGGGCGGAATTGCTGGACAAAGGCGGGCCGCCCCTTTGGGAGGCATTCATGGACGAATTACGCTATTTGCATCTGGATGCGCCACGGCCAAAACGCTCGGTATTTCAGGAACTTCAGGCCGCCTATGAGGCAGCGGTTGAAAAGGCATCCCGCAGGCAGCGGGAAGAAGGTTGA
- a CDS encoding type II toxin-antitoxin system RelE family toxin, translating to MTYKLEFNKSALKEWSKLEATTKAQFKKKLAERLEHPEVPASRLRMSDNAYKIKLRNSGYRLVYTVDNDRIVVTVVAVGKRNRNVVYKAAKTRLKNT from the coding sequence ATGACCTATAAGCTTGAATTCAATAAGTCGGCCCTCAAGGAATGGAGTAAGCTGGAGGCGACGACCAAGGCGCAATTCAAGAAGAAACTCGCGGAGCGTCTCGAACATCCGGAAGTGCCCGCCAGCCGTCTGCGTATGTCCGACAATGCCTATAAAATTAAGCTGCGAAATTCCGGCTATCGCCTTGTCTATACCGTAGACAACGACCGTATTGTCGTGACGGTCGTTGCCGTTGGAAAACGTAACCGTAACGTCGTCTACAAGGCTGCGAAGACGCGCCTGAAAAACACCTGA
- the rdgB gene encoding RdgB/HAM1 family non-canonical purine NTP pyrophosphatase, whose protein sequence is MTTDNRRKFDGDKLVIASHNKGKIAEIGDLLADFGVEVISAGDLNVEEPEETETTFRGNAVLKAKHSAEATGLPALADDSGLAVTALDGAPGVYSARWAGQPRDFNMAMEKVHAALADNMDRSATFICALALAWPDGHVEVFEGTVGGTIVWPMRGEKGFGYDPVFQPTGFDTTFAEMEPQQKHAMSHRADAFRQLVKACF, encoded by the coding sequence ATGACGACGGACAATCGGCGTAAATTCGACGGCGACAAGCTGGTCATTGCCAGCCACAACAAGGGCAAGATTGCGGAAATCGGTGACCTGCTGGCCGATTTCGGGGTGGAGGTGATCTCCGCAGGCGACCTGAATGTGGAAGAGCCGGAAGAAACCGAAACCACCTTCCGCGGCAATGCAGTCCTGAAAGCCAAACACAGTGCGGAGGCAACCGGTCTGCCCGCATTGGCCGACGACAGCGGCCTGGCGGTCACCGCCTTGGACGGTGCGCCGGGGGTCTATTCCGCCCGTTGGGCCGGTCAGCCGCGTGACTTCAATATGGCCATGGAAAAGGTGCATGCCGCCCTGGCGGATAACATGGACCGCAGTGCCACATTCATCTGTGCGCTGGCGCTGGCCTGGCCGGACGGGCATGTGGAGGTTTTCGAAGGCACGGTCGGTGGCACCATCGTCTGGCCGATGCGCGGCGAGAAGGGCTTCGGCTATGACCCGGTCTTCCAGCCGACCGGTTTCGACACCACCTTTGCCGAGATGGAGCCGCAGCAGAAACACGCCATGAGCCACCGGGCGGACGCCTTCCGCCAGTTGGTAAAGGCCTGTTTCTGA